In Nodosilinea sp. PGN35, one DNA window encodes the following:
- a CDS encoding hemolysin family protein, translated as MGVLPYLLTVVIPDQLPFAAIASRLLAVLLLIGINAFFVAAEFSMVSVRRSRISQLVSEGDVQAKTVQQLQRSLNRLLSTTQLGITLSSLALGWVGEGTMAVTLAFWITQTPLSAAQSEALAHAVAIPMAFFLVAYLQIVLGELCPKSVALLYPEQVARFLGPPSLTIARLFNPFIWILNQSTRLLLRLASIQYSDQVSYSRLTPEELQLIIRTTAETPGLVAEERELLNNVFEFRDVTAGEIMVPRTQINAIPLAATFGELIEVVADTEHSRYPVIGDSLDDIQGMVELKQFLQPLARQQIDAHTLIHPWVKPARFVPEYTPLHELLATMQRTGQELVVVVDEFGGTAGLLTLHDLTTEIIGEIHEPDHPVEQPVQLLDDQSYRIKAHTDLEEVNDLLNLTLPYAEDYQTLGGFLIFQMQKIPHAGDRLVFADREWIVLSTDGPRLGDILVRSLDLPSPAEPAANASAAATDPDGFPLA; from the coding sequence ATGGGCGTTTTACCCTACCTATTGACCGTCGTTATCCCCGATCAGCTGCCGTTCGCTGCGATCGCATCGCGCCTGCTGGCGGTGCTGCTGCTGATTGGCATCAACGCCTTTTTCGTGGCGGCAGAGTTTTCTATGGTTTCGGTGCGGCGATCGCGCATCAGCCAGCTAGTCTCCGAAGGAGATGTGCAGGCCAAGACGGTGCAGCAGCTTCAGCGCAGCCTCAATCGCCTGCTGTCAACCACCCAGCTGGGCATTACCCTCTCTAGCCTGGCCCTGGGATGGGTAGGCGAAGGCACCATGGCGGTCACCCTGGCCTTTTGGATTACCCAGACGCCCCTCAGTGCCGCCCAGAGCGAGGCCCTAGCCCACGCTGTAGCCATTCCCATGGCCTTTTTTCTGGTGGCCTACCTACAGATTGTGCTGGGGGAGCTGTGCCCCAAATCGGTGGCGCTGCTCTACCCAGAGCAGGTGGCCCGATTTTTAGGCCCCCCCAGCCTGACCATTGCCCGGCTGTTCAACCCCTTTATTTGGATTTTGAATCAATCGACCCGGCTGCTGCTGCGCTTGGCCAGCATTCAGTACAGCGACCAGGTAAGCTACAGCCGCCTCACCCCGGAAGAGCTACAGCTAATCATTCGCACCACCGCTGAGACCCCTGGTCTGGTGGCCGAGGAGCGCGAACTGCTCAACAACGTGTTTGAGTTTCGCGATGTCACCGCCGGGGAAATTATGGTGCCCCGCACCCAGATCAACGCCATTCCCCTGGCCGCCACCTTTGGAGAGCTGATCGAGGTGGTGGCCGACACCGAGCACTCCCGCTACCCGGTAATCGGCGATTCCCTCGACGATATCCAGGGCATGGTGGAGCTAAAGCAGTTTTTGCAGCCCCTGGCGCGCCAGCAGATTGACGCCCACACCCTGATTCACCCCTGGGTTAAACCGGCTCGCTTTGTGCCTGAGTACACCCCGCTGCACGAGCTGCTGGCCACTATGCAGCGCACCGGGCAGGAGCTGGTGGTCGTGGTAGATGAATTCGGCGGCACCGCCGGGCTGCTTACCCTGCACGACCTGACCACCGAGATTATTGGCGAAATTCACGAGCCCGACCACCCCGTCGAGCAGCCGGTGCAGCTGCTCGACGATCAGTCGTACCGAATTAAAGCCCACACCGATCTCGAGGAGGTCAACGATCTGCTCAACCTCACCCTGCCCTACGCCGAGGACTACCAAACCCTGGGAGGATTTTTGATCTTTCAGATGCAAAAGATTCCCCACGCGGGCGATCGCCTGGTGTTTGCCGACCGCGAATGGATTGTGCTGTCAACCGACGGCCCGCGCCTCGGCGATATTCTGGTGCGATCGCTCGATCTGCCCTCCCCTGCGGAGCCTGCCGCCAACGCTTCGGCAGCCGCTACCGACCCTGACGGGTTTCCCCTGGCCTAG